Proteins encoded by one window of Chrysemys picta bellii isolate R12L10 chromosome 10, ASM1138683v2, whole genome shotgun sequence:
- the LOC135974054 gene encoding SRRM2 protein homolog rsr-2-like produces MQADNRKRAPAWTVREVLDLIAVWGEDSVLAELRSKRRNAKTFEKISKGMMERGHNRDSEQCRVKVKELRQAYQKTKEANGRSGSEPRTCRFYAELHAILGGAATTTPPVIVDSGSGIVSSATPEDSADGGEEEEEDEDELAESTQHSVLPNSQDLFLTLTEVPSQASQASTQDSDPMEGTSAAANSSSLPPPSRRLSQIRRRKKRTRDEMFSEIMESSRSDRAHLNEWKETVSKYRKEASEREDRRDQREDRRDQREDRRDQREERRDARDERWRQEDQRRQDATLGLLREQTDMLRRLVELQERLLENRLPLQPLFHPPPSPCSVFSSPRRVRMRGGEAPYTFPFHPSRQPKQKAVIFLTFSLWLFPSQQSSSQIPPGFPPSFSNLLIKNK; encoded by the exons atgcaggctgataatcgaaaaagagcaccagcatggaccgtgagggaggtactggatctgatcgctgtatggggagaggattcagtgcttgcagaacttcgttctaaaagacgaaatgcaaaaacttttgaaaaaatctccaagggcatgatggagagaggccacaatagggactctgagcagtgccgcgtgaaagtcaaggagctcagacaagcctatcaaaaaacaaaggaggcaaacggtcgctccgggtcagagccgcggacatgccgcttctacgccgagctacatgcaattctagggggggctgccaccactaccccacctgtgatcgtggattctgggtcggggatagtctcatcagcgacgcctgaggattctgccgatgggggagaggaggaggaggaggatgaggatgagcttgcagagagcacacagcactccgttctccctaacagccaggatctttttctcaccctgactgaagtaccctcccaagcctcccaagccagtacccaagactctgaccccatggaagggacctcag cagctgcaaattcctcaagcctccctcctccatcccgaaggttatcacagataaggcgtcgtaagaagagaacgcgagacgagatgttttctgaaattatggaatccagccgcagtgacagagctcatctgaatgagtggaaggaaacagtttcaaagtataggaaagaagccagtgaacgtgaggacaggagggaccaacgtgaggacaggagggaccaacgtgaggacaggagggaccaacgtgaggagaggagggacgctcgagatgagaggtggcggcaggaagaccagaggaggcaggatgcaacgctggggctgctgcgtgagcaaacagacatgctccggcgtctggtggagcttcaggaacggctgctggaaaacagactgccgcttcagcccctgttccaccctcccccctccccatgttccgtattctcctcacccagacgtgtaagaatgcgggggggggaggctccatacaccttcccattccaccccagtagacagcccaagcaaaaggctgtcatttttttaaccttttctttgtggctttttccttcccagcaatcctcctcccaaataccacccgggttccctccctctttttctaatctattaataaagaataaatga